The Arachis ipaensis cultivar K30076 chromosome B07, Araip1.1, whole genome shotgun sequence genome includes a window with the following:
- the LOC107607721 gene encoding uncharacterized protein LOC107607721, producing the protein MNFVLMTDELYKKGIDGSCSRCLSQSDKDITLGEVHKGICGAHQAGVKMKWWVEAVPLTEAGQNEIIDFIEEYIIHQFEISQTLSIDQGTMFIGQRIKNFAASRNITMVTSTPYYAQANGQVEAANKILINLIKKQIGRKPRTWHETLSQVLWAYRNSPRGLTNTSPYKLVYGHDAVLPFEINLNTLRVMRQDDLPIEDY; encoded by the exons atgaattTTGTGTTGATGACTGATGAATTGTATAAGAAAGGTATTGATGGTAGTTGTTCCAGGTGTTTAAGTCAATCGGATAAAGATATTACCCTAGGAGAAGTTCATAAAGGTATATGTGGTGCCCATCAAGCTGGAGTGAAAATGAAATGG TGGGTTGAAGCTGTTCCTTTAACAGAAGCAGGTCAAAATGAAATTATTGATTTCATAGAAGAGTACATAATTCATCAATTTGAAATTTCCCAAACTTTGAGTATTGATCAGGGGACTATGTTTATTGGTCAACGCATTAAAAATTTTGCGGCCTCGAGAAATATTACTATGGTAACTTCAACTCCATACTATGCACAAGCGAATGGTCAAGTTGAAGCAGCGAATAAAATATTGATCAATTTGATTAAGAAGCAAATCGGTCGTAAACCTCGAACTTGGCATGAAACTTTAAGCCAAGTATTGTGGGCTTATCGAAATTCACCTAGAGGGTTGACGAATACGTCTCCTTATAAATTGGTGTATGGCCATGATGCAGTGTTGCCATTTGAAATTAATCTTAATACTTTAAGAGTAATGAGGCAAGATGATTTGCCAATTGAAGATTATTAG